ataaatgcacctgcagagcagcacctggaTTGACTGTTGCTCTGCTCCAGGACTTGCATGGTTTTCTATAGCATTTATCTGTGCTGCCAGAACTGACTACTGCACGTGTTGGGAAACCATCACACACGATGGCAGTacaagcagagcagcatttacagaaggaagagattGACTGCTGTGATAAGGGAGGATCCCAAAGCCAGGTCATGCACAAGTGGAAGCACATCAGGAAACAGTCTTTGAAAACAGAGaccaaagagaaggaaaaccaacACAGAGCCACATACACATAACAACCTAAAATAAAGGCCTGAGACTGAATGCATGGAAACAGTGCCACGTGTTTAGGTgcaggtaaaacaaacaaaacactaagAGTTTCTCAAAAGAATCACATCTCCAACCAGAACTCCAGTTGCGTAACTGAGAGCAACGCACTTCAAAGGgtttatttgaaataaagagaaagcacagcattgctcagaaacaaagcaatacTTTCCTACCAGTGAAACTCATCTTAGAGCGATCCTGCTGGTTCAGCTGAACACTACCTGTttttgcagctcagaaacaagaaaactaaCAGCAGCTGAACCAACCTCAAATCAGCATCTGTATAAATAATCTGCCAACACTCTATGGAGTGACTggtgaaggagaaggaggggagaaTCCTACTAAACCTGAAATGATGACCCATTGCAGGGACGCCGTTTtgagaaagaatttcttttcaagGAGAACTGAAGTGACTGGAACATTCCTATTATCCATCATCAGCCCTGACCCTCTCAATCCGAGCACAAAGTGAGGGAGGCAGGAACAGTTTGTGAAGCTCAGCAGTTTGTGGGTGTGACACTGGGCAGAGTCCCAGAGAGACCATTTCTTTTGGTAACGCATGAAGTTTATCATCACATGTTGGTGCTCATTCTGGACTGGCTGTTAGCTGGTGTAAGCTCCCCTTGGCTACCTTCTCTTGGAGGAGACTGCAACAAAAAGACCAAAACACATCCTAGTTAGTGATATCCCTCAGTGTGCTTCCAAAGAGACCAAAGGAAACACACACAGGTGACAACAAGCAGgataacagcagcagaagagcacaCCTCCAAATTCATAATGACAAATATGCAAAAGCTTTGTGTTTACCATTTCTACAGTTCAAGTGCACCATTCCTATGCAAGCTGAACCAGAAGCTTTAAGCCACTCTTTGTTTCCTACATAATTAAAGAATTAATACTAACTGTCTCACTGCCCTGCATCCTATATAACGTGGCCATACCTTGACGTGGATCTGGTTGCGCAGCACTGCAGCTCGCAGGATCATCGCTTTGGCACGTCGCTGGAACTCTTTGCCCATCAGTAAAGACTTCTCAAAAGTTGTGCTGCGCTGGTCTACATCCCGAGCATAAAGAATCTGCAAGCAATACAAAAACTCTATGCAGGAGCTATGACAGGGCTCCATAGCAGAAAGCCCTTTCTGCACTATGGAATAAAGCTGGTGTATCACAGTGTCTGGAGATCAGCCCTACTGAATACACCATTCACAATACATGAATGCAATTTCAAAGCAGCCCGGGAACAGAGAATTCTTCAATCTTAGGACAGCTGTTCAATCCACAGTCTGTGACTCAGATGCACTCACCTTACTGTGCGAGTCTATTCGGGCATTGATCAGTCCCTCCAAAATCAGCTGAGTAAGTTCATCTTCCAGAGCAGCCACTGTGGTATTAAAAGCAGTCGCCATCTTGTGCATATCTGCTGACACATAGGGGCTGAAGTACTAGgaataagaaaacattcagttaCCAAGAAGACTCCCCATCCTCTGGAAAAACAATGACAGAGAGATAGCCTGTCTCAGTGCTTATCCACCTCTTAGGATTACAGCAACAATTACCTGAATTAGGGCACGATTTCGAATTTGAGTATAAAGTGTCCTGACGTGAGGTGCAAGGTACATATCCAGCAGCAGGTTGTCCTGTGCAAAAATACACATCAGAATCTCAGGcacagcataggaaaaaaaatacattaatccTATGttcttaaaaaacataaatatatttgaCCCTAAAGGATATTAATATCCACTAcagcaaggcaaaaaaaaaaactaagaatgAATGAGAGAAGTTGCAATCTACTAAAGAACTCAATCCATGTTTAAAAAACTGCATAATTTCTCCTCACCACCTGCACCAAAACTACTCTCTGTTTCCACCTACCATGTCAGGAGGTAGAAGACACCACAGAAAAGATGAACAAGAAACATAGTTCCTCACAAAAGGCACTGGGAAGGAAACTGTCACAACCTCTTCTTGCACCACTCTCCTGCAACTCACCTTCATCTCATCCAGCATCTTCAGGCATGAAGCATATTTAGATTCATAGAACTTGAAGATGATGTCACGAACCTGTGGCTCCAGCTCCAAAAACAATTTGAAGGAACTACAAATAAACATGGCAGTGATTAGACCCTGAAACCCACCACTTCACACCCCACAACATCATCACTCCAAAGTGCAAGACTACAAACTCCAGCTATCATCTGGACATTCCAGGAACCGACTCCCTAACAGACCAGAGCCCATGTGCAAGAGGGCTGGGAGCCTGGAACATCTAGTGCTACTAATCCTTCCCGAATCCATACTCAAAGTGCCATATCTACAAAGGATGCCCCATGCCATACAAACTCCTGACAAAGCATCACCTACCTGCTGGAGATCACATTCCGTTGCAGTTCCTGACGATCAAACGTAGCCAAGGCACAGAGACCACCATACACAGCTACATTGCTAGGAGATAACAGCTGGAGAGAGAGATTGAGAGAGCACTGAATGGCAACATTGTGACTGACTGATGAAATGGCAGAAGGTTGGAATTAAGTATTCTACTCTAGGCCTTTCCTTAACCCACTAATGAGATCAGTCTTTATCAAACGCAGTGCAAACCACAGCATGCTCTCAGGTATTCACCAGAAGCTGAGGTGCGACTGcccactgctcagagcagaagtCAATTCCAGCAGCCAGTCTTTTGACCAGGCATGACTGGTACACAGATTTCACAGACATGCCTACGTGACCTAAAGCATTCAGAGAACTCAAGGCCAGAGTTATTTGTccagttgtgggttttttggggttgttttgctttgtttttttgtaagaCATGGCTCACAGTACCACCAAACCATACAGGAGTGCTGTGAGGGTAACTACAGCACCTGAATTTTACAAACTAGTATTTATTAGAATTATATTCCCTCCAAGCCCACGCAGCTCCCTCATGGCCCTCACCTCAGGGAAATCACAGTGATCAAATGATGCCAACAAGAAGCACTTTGCTGCCTGTTTGTATTTCCGTGCAGCAAGTTCAGCCAAGCCTGGAAATCAGGAAAAGACAGTCCTCTGTTTATGACAGAATATGAGTGAGGGGAAAAAGTGTGAAACCTCTCATTGTAAAAACTGTAAAAGGGAGTAGAACATGCACCCCCCTAAGGTTGCTAATGCCTTCTCTATTGAAGTGAAGCATGATTCTCAGACAGTAACCAGCATCCTTTAAAATACACCGATGAGAGTTCCATCTCATTAAGCTTCACTCAATTCTGCATTTCTGGTGAGAAAATCAAGGTTGTCAGATatgagagaataaaataaatcaagtatATTCTATTGTCTGGGATTCCTATGGACAGATAAGAAGAAAACcaggtattaaaaaaatagaagctaAAGGACTCACCTGCTGCACATTTCAGTTTAGTGAGAATTGCTTGTGTCTGGCtgtctctttctcctctttgctacaggatgagaaaaagcagcagtgaacaAACAGTTTGAAAACCATATCCCAAATCCTTGGGATATTTCACCCTAATAACTGACTTGCAAATCTCAACAGCAAGATAACTTCACCTATCAATCTcaggaaacaagaaacaaactgagAACAAGAAGTCTCTTTGCTTTTACCACGAGTATGATTTCCTACATGCATATCATGGGAGACAATTAACAATGAATCTCAAAAGGAATAGTATACAGGGAGTGACTGGATTAGAGGAAGAATAGACTGTAAGATGAAGGAAGTCTTTGAGGGAGCACTTTGTAAAAGGGGGAatttaatacattattttacaaactttggagacagaaaacaaagggaaaattcatgcaaattaaaaagcagGACCTTACTTCTGCAATTTCTGGCGTAGACTCAGCCTTGCTTACATAGCTCAGAACATGAGACCAGTTTTGGAGGTAGACACTGACCTGCAGAGAGCCAGGAACAACATAGTATAGACATGAATAAATGGTGTTTATCAACAAGTAATACAATTGTGGACACAAAAGGTGCAGCCAGAGCAAAATATAGGTGGGATCCATGGTAGATGTCAGGATGCCACATACCACACTCCCTGCAGGCCTTCCTACCTTGATGACATTGAGACACATGTTGATCACATGCTTAGCACTGGTGCAGTAATCACGGGCTCGTGAGTAACACTTGAGAGCGTTGCTGAGGTCCCCACAGTCAAGGTAATGA
The Coturnix japonica isolate 7356 chromosome 18, Coturnix japonica 2.1, whole genome shotgun sequence DNA segment above includes these coding regions:
- the GPS1 gene encoding COP9 signalosome complex subunit 1 isoform X1 gives rise to the protein MPLPVQVFNLQVPHGPSPALPGAVEPMQIDVDPQEDQQNAPDINYVVENPTLDLEQYASSYSGLMRIERLQFIADHCPQLRVEALKMALSFVQRTFNVDVYEEIHRKLSEATRELQNTPDAVPDSGIEPPPLDTAWVEATRKKALLKLEKLDTDLKNYKGNSIKESIRRGHDDLGDHYLDCGDLSNALKCYSRARDYCTSAKHVINMCLNVIKVSVYLQNWSHVLSYVSKAESTPEIAEQRGERDSQTQAILTKLKCAAGLAELAARKYKQAAKCFLLASFDHCDFPELLSPSNVAVYGGLCALATFDRQELQRNVISSSSFKLFLELEPQVRDIIFKFYESKYASCLKMLDEMKDNLLLDMYLAPHVRTLYTQIRNRALIQYFSPYVSADMHKMATAFNTTVAALEDELTQLILEGLINARIDSHSKILYARDVDQRSTTFEKSLLMGKEFQRRAKAMILRAAVLRNQIHVKSPPREGSQGELTPANSQSRMSTNM
- the GPS1 gene encoding COP9 signalosome complex subunit 1 isoform X2, whose amino-acid sequence is MPLPVQVFNLQGAVEPMQIDVDPQEDQQNAPDINYVVENPTLDLEQYASSYSGLMRIERLQFIADHCPQLRVEALKMALSFVQRTFNVDVYEEIHRKLSEATRELQNTPDAVPDSGIEPPPLDTAWVEATRKKALLKLEKLDTDLKNYKGNSIKESIRRGHDDLGDHYLDCGDLSNALKCYSRARDYCTSAKHVINMCLNVIKVSVYLQNWSHVLSYVSKAESTPEIAEQRGERDSQTQAILTKLKCAAGLAELAARKYKQAAKCFLLASFDHCDFPELLSPSNVAVYGGLCALATFDRQELQRNVISSSSFKLFLELEPQVRDIIFKFYESKYASCLKMLDEMKDNLLLDMYLAPHVRTLYTQIRNRALIQYFSPYVSADMHKMATAFNTTVAALEDELTQLILEGLINARIDSHSKILYARDVDQRSTTFEKSLLMGKEFQRRAKAMILRAAVLRNQIHVKSPPREGSQGELTPANSQSRMSTNM
- the GPS1 gene encoding COP9 signalosome complex subunit 1 isoform X3, with amino-acid sequence MQIDVDPQEDQQNAPDINYVVENPTLDLEQYASSYSGLMRIERLQFIADHCPQLRVEALKMALSFVQRTFNVDVYEEIHRKLSEATRELQNTPDAVPDSGIEPPPLDTAWVEATRKKALLKLEKLDTDLKNYKGNSIKESIRRGHDDLGDHYLDCGDLSNALKCYSRARDYCTSAKHVINMCLNVIKVSVYLQNWSHVLSYVSKAESTPEIAEQRGERDSQTQAILTKLKCAAGLAELAARKYKQAAKCFLLASFDHCDFPELLSPSNVAVYGGLCALATFDRQELQRNVISSSSFKLFLELEPQVRDIIFKFYESKYASCLKMLDEMKDNLLLDMYLAPHVRTLYTQIRNRALIQYFSPYVSADMHKMATAFNTTVAALEDELTQLILEGLINARIDSHSKILYARDVDQRSTTFEKSLLMGKEFQRRAKAMILRAAVLRNQIHVKSPPREGSQGELTPANSQSRMSTNM